The Haloarcula sp. CBA1127 genomic interval GAGACAGTCAGAGTAAAACGTTGATATGCCGTCGCAACTCAAGCACACACAATGGCACGTACCGCGCCGAAGGTAGAACGACTCGCCGAAGACGGCGAGGCAATGACTGATGCGCTCTCGACGGTGCTCGCTGCGGCCGAAGAGAACGGGACCGTCACCTGGGGCGACGTGAGCGACGACCTCACGAGCGGCGAGTGGGGCCGGCTCATCGAGTCCGGCCTGCTCATCGACGCCGATGGCGAGGGGTTCGTTATCGACGACCCTGATGGCGTCCGTGAGGCGCTCGAAGAGTCCGACGCGGCCCCGAGCGATGATGACGAGGGCAGCGGCTGGTCGAAATGGGACAAGCTCGCCGGCCTCGGGACGCTCGGCCTGTTTGCCGGCTACTCCCTGACTTCAGTCCGGGACGTTATCGCAGGCGGCGTCATCGACATCGTCCTCGGGCCGCTCAACGACATGCTGCCGTTTTACGTCGTTATCCTGGTGCTTGCGATTATCACCGGGACCACCTCGACGATTCTGCAGGACAACCTCATGGACATGTCGGGGATGGGCGACCACCAGGAGAAGATGGAGGACCTGAAAGAGCGCCGCAAAGCCGCAAAGGAACGCGACGATCAAGAAGCGCTTGACCGCCTCGAAGAGGAGCAGATGGAGCTGATGACCGACCAGATGGGGATGTTCAAACAGCAGTTCCGCCCGATGGTGTGGATCATGCTGGTCAACATCCCGCTGTTCCTCTGGCTCTACTGGATTGTCTTCGGAGCCGGCGTCGACGCGAGCCCGGTGATTACGCTCCCCATCTTCGGCGAGGTCGAAGCGTGGAGCAACAGCGTCGCCGGCCCGGTCCAGGCGTGGATTGTCTGGTACTTCCTGTGCTCGCTGTCGTTCACCCAGATCATCCGGAAGGCGCTCAACGTCGAGACGACGCCGACTGGGTAGGCGCGAAGAGACAGCCCTTTCTATCGGGGCCCCCCGAACATCTCTATGTTGATTACCGTCTCCGGCCCGGCCGGCAG includes:
- a CDS encoding DUF106 domain-containing protein; the encoded protein is MARTAPKVERLAEDGEAMTDALSTVLAAAEENGTVTWGDVSDDLTSGEWGRLIESGLLIDADGEGFVIDDPDGVREALEESDAAPSDDDEGSGWSKWDKLAGLGTLGLFAGYSLTSVRDVIAGGVIDIVLGPLNDMLPFYVVILVLAIITGTTSTILQDNLMDMSGMGDHQEKMEDLKERRKAAKERDDQEALDRLEEEQMELMTDQMGMFKQQFRPMVWIMLVNIPLFLWLYWIVFGAGVDASPVITLPIFGEVEAWSNSVAGPVQAWIVWYFLCSLSFTQIIRKALNVETTPTG